DNA sequence from the Nicotiana tomentosiformis chromosome 3, ASM39032v3, whole genome shotgun sequence genome:
ggcagaactccgcgaacgcgagagggtagctgcaaatgcgaagaggaaatattccaccctccaaaataatactacgcgaacgcgagtgcaaggacgcgaacgcgatgaaggaaaaccagatgacagattcagcagttcaaaataggaggaaaatgTCACGTAGCCCAcccggaacacacccgaggcccccgggaccccgtccaaacataccaacaagtcccataacataacacggacctactcgaggcctcaaaacacacaaaataatatcggaacgacgaattacacctcaattcgaattcaatgaacttgaaacttcaaacttccacaaccgatgtcgaaacttatcaaatcacgttcgattgacctcaaattttgcacacaagtcacatttgacattacggacctactccaacttccgaaatcggatttcgaccccgatatcaaaaagtccacttccggtcaaacttttcaaaaaccttcaaatttctaacttttgccaaacgattccaaaatgacctacggaccccCAAATCCATTTTCGGACGCactcccaataccaaaatcaccatgcggagctattctcagactcggaatcccaaacggatatcgataacattgaaatgcacttcagccCAAATATgataaatttcttccaaaatgctaacttccacaataggcgccaaaatgctcccgggttatccaaaacccaatccgaacatacgcccaagtttgaaatcatcatacaaacctgctggaaccttcaaatcccgattccgagatcgtttatccaaaattcaactttagtcaattcttccaacttagagcttgaatcttgaagttcatccttccaaatcgattccggataacttgaaaaccaacaccgatgatttacgcaagtcataacacatcatGCGGAGATGCTCGAGCTCTCAAAATTCCGAGCGAAGTGCAGATTCTCAAAActacctgtcgggtcgttacaacatacttcttgtactaatattttatcttattaaaataaaatagttacgagtattattataattattatattatattttacaGTAAACTAATATATAATCACTATACTAGGCATACTAAAATCGTATCATAAGGTAAAACCATAAGCATacataataaagtataattttaattttgtagattaTTTAGTCTACTGCATGCCACCTATTATTTAGTTCATGAAAATTTAACAATACTATATTCATGAACAAGATGCTCAAGTTTATATTATAATGAAATATcacaacaaaacaaaaatgaaagaaCCAGCATTCATTTGGCGGAATATACTCATATGTATATCTGATATCAAAATCTAAAAGAATTGTTAGGCTTGATAATTTTGACAAATAGATCATCGAGATATACCTTACCAGAAGTGAAATTCAACCTTGAAGTTAGAGACTTCATGCTGATAACGtactatgaaataaaagcaatttagtaaaacatgaacaagaaatgttgttatgaaatatagctcaaagtaacaatatagaacaaggaaaaacaagctaagagatatagagagaaagagaggagagattcttatttcttcttcaattgtgtgtatttttctatctattacaaggcttttatataggcatgaaaagtgaagaaaaatatgtcattgaatatgtcattaagtatagaaatatgtcattgaatatgtcattaagcatttgagaagatcatggaggaagagtagacatccaccataatttgatttttcttataataatCTGTAACTACTTGTCCAGATTATAGAGTAggttgaataattaatttaacgAACACTTACAAATTTTGATATTAATACTTGAATCGATAACTACCTGTCCATAAGTTAGTGTTTGCTCGTTCACGGTGGCCAGAAATATATGTTGTCTACGCTCTATAATTGACCAGCAAACATATCCATTTTAGGTAGGCCAATTTTACGATCAAATGGAAGtgtgtgtttttttttctttctgtgGGAACTATTCAATTTCTCCAACAAATCCTTGAATATATTGTTAACTATAAGCTTCTCTTGTTGAAACTTTTTTTTGTGCATACATTGCTTAAGAAATTGGTAGCAGGTTTTCCAGCTATTTTCAGATACGAGACAAAAGTAACGCTTGTGGATAGCACTTTTTGCCCCTAATTTTAGAAATATAGGCTTATTATTTAAGCAATATATGTGTATGGTGTACCAGTTAGAGTGCCAGCATTATTTTAAGCAGAGCCATATACATAATAATTTACTCACTAACCACATAATCCATGCAGAGCACATAATTGGCGAATAATACTATATTCGAATATTCGGAACtttgaattaattaaaaatttgctaAAGGACAACTGGCATTCGTGAAAACTCGAGATCGTTCCTAGAAATAGGGCCCTCTAAGTGCTTTTACCTGTTCTTACCATTTTATTTATTGGGTATACGTGGAGTTCTTCAGAGAATGGTTGACATTTCTGAGAAGCGGACGAATTACATTTCAAGAGACTATCAGAAAATAATAGTAGGATATTCACCGAAAGAGCCAATAGTTTGATGACACTCAATGATTGGTAGTCCATAATATTCATTTTCAGGGTGAGCTTTCAGTGCAAGAAACATGAACCACAAATAGTGTCTTGTCTCAGATGCGTAAAAATGGGGACATTTAATATTGTCACAAAGCATAAGGTCTAGTTGGCCACGGTTAAAGTGCAAATGATTTTTCTAATCATAGTATAAATGCCAAATATAAGGGATTTGTCTGTAAGTCTGCAACAGAGTTGTTCAATTTCTGAAGTAGATCAATTTTGGAGGAAAATCTGAGCCTAGAGGTGCAGGCCAATAAGTTAGCGGCCTTTACTTCACTAAAGCAGAAAACTTAAAAAGTTGGCGTTGGAGTTTATTTGGATTATTTCTTCGTAAAAGATAAAACAAAAGACAAGAAtgtgttaggatcgggaatccgggtagtgcgaaatatagtcaaacaacggtataatgacaataacaaagacaattgaagttgataacaacgataattaaagtagataaagaagacacaaatttaacgtggttcggtcaaagtgacctacgtccacaagcggagaggagcaatttactataagaataagagtacaaaacagagtacaaaattagagtaaacactctaattaatcccaaataccctaagagaataacctcacaagatcactccaaagaaagggttcacacaagtgcttccctaacacttaactctcatacaaaacactcttaataaaggaagaaaggaagaaatgaactaatggccttcccttttataggcaaaaaagtcttgacctcttaggtgtaaaagaagagatacaacttgtgcaaatgatgtccaacacacaaggcaatatttttgggtcccaaagaatattgccaacaaagtctacactttgcaaagatgcttatgcttatgtgagatggacttcatttgacaaaataatggccatattacaaatctccaccttggcctaattttggatgatatagtaaatttgctccaccttctccgcaaaagccccaatgggcatatgtcaaaatttaatgccatcaaaatcagacaagttgtctgataccgaaactgtagtagggcctataacagtggagcccaataaagtatataacgaaccaaatctgtgtgctttcatgatcacacgagcaccttgaaaaattttcagaattccaccttcaccagtgaatttgcacccaagggattctaaagtgaccaaagatatgagatttttcttcaactcaggaacatatctaacatcggtgagagttctcaccacatcatcatgcattctgacccgaattgtacctttgctaataacgttacaagtaacattgttacccaattggacaactccacctgcaactgaatcatatgtagaaaacaagtcccttctaggacacatatgatatgaacaaccggaatctaaaatccattcattgtctaatctgaaactagtttcagtggctaaaaatatagttccctcaatctcatcagttgctacactagcttcggcggtgttagtatttttgtgctcattttttctttccttatgcttttctttatttttcagcttatagcattcggagataatgtgacctttcttatgacaatagcaacactgtaaattattgtatctgaaTATGGAGTCGGagttgcccctaacaaacaagccaacttccgcttgagttccactagcttccccagtaatatcactatctatttgttcctttgattttaagatagatttaatatccttataagagatattatcctttgcataaagcatagtatctcttatatgcatAAAAGAGGGGATAGAGAACAAAacagtaacacggcttgatcctcatctttaatttcaaaatctatattactcaaatccataagaatggaatcaaatgtgtcaagatgagagagaatagaggtaccttcacccatacgaattgtataaaacttctgcttcaggtaaagtctattttccaccgtcctcttcatatataaggtttttaattttttccacatacctttagctgtggtttctacagaaacttcacgtaaaacctcatttgagagatttaaaataatacatgtttttgcctttttgtctatgatggcaaactcctcgtccgtcattttatccggcttcttctcctttccttgcaatgccaagtctaagccatcctgaattaggatagcttccatctttaattgccacattctgaAGTTTgctcttcggtcaaatttctcaacataggtctttgttaaagtcattttggctattgagactaacccggttagatccggctctgataccaatttgttaggatcgagaacccgggtagtgcggaatatagccaaacaacggtataatgacaataacaaagacaattgaagttgataacgacgacaattaaagtagataaagaagacacaaatttaacgtggttcagtcaaagtgacctacatccacaagcggagaggagcaatttactataagaataagagtacaaaagagagtacaaaattagagtaaacactctaattaatcctaaataccctaagagaataacctcacaagatcactccaaagaaagagttcacacaagtgcttcccaacacttaactctcatacaaaacactcttaataaaggaagaaaggaagaaacaagaattgaagacaagtcttgttggtgtgtctaaaatgaactaatgtccttcccttttataggcaaaaaagtcttgacctcttaggtgtaaaagaagagatacaacttgtgcaaacgATGTctaacacacaatgcaatatttttgggtcccaaagaatattgccaacaaagtctacactttgcaaagatgcttatgtttatgtgagatggactccatttgacaaaataatggccatattacagaATGTAGCAGTCGTTCGTAAAGAAACATATGCATAAGCTAATAATAGATAAGTTGTTTTGCTGTAAGTTGAAAGGTCAAGATGTTATAATAGAATTGCAATGCTTTGAGTTCAAATCACAATGATTTCCTGACCACTGTTTTCCCAGTTAAAACATTCCCTATTTCCTTTTTCACTGTATAATAAATATTGTGCAGAGATTATCCAGTTGCTATGCCCCCAACGAATTGCATGTAGAAGAGATATAAGAAACTATTAAGAGTGATGATGTATTAGAAAACTAGAAAGCATGTGGCTTAGAGTTTATAGGAATCAAGTGCAAAAACAGTGACTCCATACGATTGCATGGATAGATGATAATGCAGGCTCTTTCAATCACGAAGTTGTTTGAACAACATTTTCCGAACTCAGAAATCCTACTTGTATAAATAAAAACAATAAATGGGTAACATTCCTTGTGTTGCAACAGCTTCTGATGAAAGAATTAGTGACAATGCACTTCGGAAGTGTTAGCTATCAGtcacaacaacaaacccagtggaatctcacaagtggggtctaggtAAGTGTTACCTATCAGTGTACAGTAATAAATGAATCATTCTTTATGAAGATTCACTACTTGGAGGATTTTATGTTGAAGTTAGCCACTTGAGGCCCAAAGAATGCAAGTATGCTAATAAACAAAGCCAATATACTGACAATGATTAATACTTGGGTATAATTTGTCACAAGAATGCCTAGTGCAGTCAATCAATTTGATGGATTGGAAGAGATTAGTCAGACCATCTCGCTATGTCTGCTATGAATGACAAGAATGCTGAATTCCATCAAATAACTGGTGAGTTGGAGGAGATCAATCCAAGTATCTCGTTATGTAAGCTATGATTTGTCACGAGAAAACCACCAGAAGGAAATATAGTTCTCCGCGCAATTTGATCTGCAACAAAATCAATTGAACTTCCTTCCCAGTCAGTCACCTGAAAAGATTTTGCACACAATGAATAACTAGGAAAAACAGCAAGTCGGACCcgtttattttacaaaataaagaATTCTGCAGAACAGGATTCATGTTAATTGATGTATAGTCCCACACTTCCCATCAAGTTGAAGGACAAAGGATATAGTTAAAGCCTTAAGAAGGAGAAGAATCAAGTAAAGAATCAAAGGGCACAAAATTCTCCCTTGCTTTACATCCTATTGTGCCAAATAACCAAGGTTGCGAGCAGCTTACATCTGAAAGTTGTACACGCTATGGGGAAGTATCAATACTAGTGCATGGAGGGTCATGTAAGGATCGATATGATAGAAGAGCTATGGTATATTTCATGCATTTGTTGCCTCTGATTAACAAAAGAGAGTTTGTATCAGGTAGCACATAGTCATTATCATATCTAAGTAAGAAGAATCCTATTAAGATCACACAGAAATATGAAAACCGTTCCTTTTGTGTGATCTGCTAGCAGTTCACAGATATCTTGTCATTCATGCTTCTTTTTAGCTTAATAAATGTCTTTTGTGTCTATCAGAGATGAAATTTATCATCTAAGAAGGATTAAGGATATATTCCACTCAATTATTCTTCAAACTCTGTTTTCTTTTAAGGCAAACTGCAGGAATTATGCTTTATGGTATGATAAATTTCACCTCCCAACCATTTctcaaatttcaaatatatccATTAGATCTTGATCAAGAACCTGCATTAGACAGTagccaaaagaaaaagaagaagatgccTACATCTTGAGATATGCACAAGGTAGTTGTCATCCTAGTATATTTATATAAGTTTACCTAATATTACACCAGCTGTTCTGTTTTTCTCCCAAGAACTGGTTATAAATGGAAATTAGCAGCCGACAACTTAAGATGAATGCATATGCAGAAAGGAATACCAACAGAGAGATGCATCGACCACAGAAAGGAATAGTAATAGAGAGATGCATACCTTTCCCCAAGCTTCATGAACACATATGATTCCAACAGCATGGTCCCAAGCAGGGGCATAGCCAGAGATTTTCTACAGCGGAGTCATATGTTCATATCAGAATGTTGAACACCCAAAAGAAAGCATATGCTAATTCAATGATCTAGTGGCATCAATATAATGGTTGAGTAAATCCATTAAACTTAAAGTAACCAATAAAGGAAGAGAGAAACAACTTTATGAGAAAAATTCAAATGTCCATGAAGTTATTTTCGTTTAATTTTGTTCTCCGCCAATAATTGCAGTATATTGTTGTTGAATGTGACAAAGCAAATGCATTTTTATCCATCTGATTTTCTAATAAAAAAGTATATACGAAAATAAATTGCTTGTTATGCAGTTGTAATGGGAACCTCAAAAGGTTCGTTTCTCCAAATAACTTTAGACAAGGGACTATATAACCCAAACAAGTATGTCTTTCTCGTAATCTCAAGAAAGCACGGAATATCCTATTTTCCTTGTGTTCTAAATGTATAGCATTACCCATGCAACTTCGCTAACTAACTCTCTTGTTACAACACCAACCCAAGCTAGCTAGGGTCGGCCATATGAATCCTCAGTTTCCATGTCGTTCCATATGACCAGTCTCAATCCAATATTCAAAAAATTAGTCTCTCTAGTACCAGAAGTATTTATTTTTTCCTACTAGCGTACAAATCACTAAAAGACTACTAACATTGGACCTAAAGTAAACATACAATTTAATTTTATTGTTTATAGAAATTTAATTTGACAAGAGTGGGTaactctagtggtgagcaccctccacttccaaccaagaggttgtgagttcgaatcaccccaagagcaaggtggggagttcttggagggagggagccgggggtctatcggaaacagcctctctaccccagggtaggggtaaggtctgcgtacacactacccttcccagaccccactagtgggattatactgggttgttgttgttgttgttgtttatagAAAATTAACCAGGGTGAAATCTGTGCTAGCCCCGAATGCACATCTTAAAACATATTGATTAACCACAGAGCCTTTGAGGTTGCTGTTATTTGACCCCACTCAAACTATAAGTGGCTCCACTTATGGGTCCTAAGCCTACATTTTTAGTGACATGAGGCATAAACTCACTTGACTGCAGTTATCTGCATACAATCTGTGAGATTAAAAAATCACCTTCATAACTTTTCTGGTTGTTGCACGAAGAAGAAAAACTGATGCTCTACCAGAAGCCACCATCATATATTTGCACAAACTGCAGAGCAGAAAGAAATTGCATTAAGGAATGTGCAAAAACCATCAAAGAAATGTGAGAAAGTAACTACTTTTTATCCCTAAAAAGAGAGTCAGAAGAAAATGTAATAAATTTACAATTCAACTATTCATCCTATAAGGGAGTCTAATTTAGAGCATCGCTAGAAGAACATACAGAATACGACCGTTGTGATTCTGTCCTGAGGTAATGTAAAATAGGCTCCCTCAATCTCTAATGGATGTGATTCATGAGCCTCTGTCGAAAATAAATTAAATGATGGTAACTCAGTAGCCATCCACAATTCCAAATACACCTAATACCAAAATATTGCTAAGAAACAAGTTTCCTTCAGAGAAAGAGGGTGGTGGTGTTCGCTGGTGCTCTGACAAGACTAATCAAACAGATTAACGACAAGTATAATCGTCAAATATTGATCATTTCAGATGGATGTCAACAGCAGAATTAGCGTGTCATCACAGAGGTCAAGTAACTAAGGATTATAAGCTTTTGCAAAAATTAACAAGAATCAGATGCTATTTGATATTAACTAACTTGAAGACAACTTATGTAACCAATGTCCTGCTAAAATTATTTCAGGTATGGACTTTGAAGAAAAGCAGATACCAAAATATCACACTGTTCAGTAAGAAATTGTCAAAAGCCTGTAGACTGCCACCTGCAGAACATTACTCTACGTAAAAACATGAGCTTATGACATGAGGGACCATTGTACACAAAGAAACAAGTATCTAAAGGCGCCTACCAGCACTAATAGCTACAATTTTAGCAATTTTGGAGGAGAAAGAAAGCTTAACATTACTGGCAAAAATAAGAAATCCTGAaacagagtttttttttttttttttggataagttCCTGAAAAAGAGAAACACTAAGATCAAAGGATAAAAATAGGCCAGAGGTGGTGGAAAATATTCGTCCAGATGTTTCCCTTCCCAACTGTGGTTCAGACAATTTGATGATCATGAACAAACATCAACTCCTTGTACAAAGGCACCACTGTTAAGATACTCACTGTATTTGTATGCATAAGATTTGTAGTAATAGAGGTCTTATATTATGCTTAGATCATATCAGCTTAAATCCTATCAGAAATCACAAGTATGTTTCCAACATGTGGAGGATATGCCAGTCAGATGTAAAAGCAGTTTTATCACATGTTGCCCTATTTAAGTGTGCTTGTGACCTGTTTTCCAACAAAAATGCTATAAAAGGATCATTCAACTAATATTAATTTTCTTCAGCTCCACATTTATCTAACACAGTTTTCTTACAAGGCTTAGTATCACAATTTTTATTTAATTGTCAACTCCTAATTCAAAATGCATCCACGAAATCGGAGGCCCATCCTGTTTGAAAACAACAATTCTTGCTAACATAATGTTTTAACAATAATCTTTGACACGAAGACATCACCTTCCACAGCATGCAGGCACAAGAAGGATGTCCCCATTCCCTATTTTATCAGAGTTTGTTTTCGCATTAAATGAGGATGATAGAGGCAAAGATTCCCATTTTTGACTTTCTGGAGTACAAAAACGTGCCTCCTTAAGTACTTGGCACCCATCGACATAGCATCTTGTCCAACTTTGAGGCAACTTGATGGTTAACATGTCTGACAACCTTTGTTTCCATGTTCCACAACCCAAATGAGAAACCATGATCATCCCTGATCTGGAGAAATTGCTTCCAGTTTCGTGGACCCCGGTGGCACGATTAACAAAATAATCTTCATCCCAGTTAGGGCACCTCATAACTCCTAAGACAATCTGTCCTTCAACCACAAGAGCCAAATCCACCTGACAACAAAGCTTAGCCAAATAAGTTGAAGAAACAGTAAGAGGTATAATCTCAATTCAAGCAACTGACAAATCCTAGAAGAACATGCAATAATTGAAAGCTATGTAATCGTGTATATAATGTAGGACTCTTTAGTTACAAAGACTTCTTGTTTGGAGGAACATTAATTACCTTAACCTGAAACATCACGCTATCAGAGAAAGCAGAATGAAACCAAAGAGGATGAGGGGATACCAAAAGGAATAGTCTGATGTGAATGAGACTTAAGATTAACAGTACCACACTTCTAGTGTTATTCCAAAATAAAGGTTTTCCCCGTGTAACATCATTCCTCAGTCCTTTTTGGATTGATCTGAATTCTTGCCAGTTTGATGGGTAGAAGAGAACTTACTGAAAGTGATGGAACTATTAGCACCCAACCTATAGAGTATTTGATTGAAAATTAGTAGACTGCTGGTAATAGATGAACTACAAGCGTAATACATCAAAACCTTATAGTGAATAGGATAGTACTAGTAAATGATCTGCATCTTTCAGGATTTTTCCCTCTCAAGTGAAAAGTCACCTATTATGTGTCTACaacaaacaaggaaatatcaTGATGAACCGCTATTAATAAGAACATAAGACACTTCTTTATTTTTTACTTCACCAACATTTCTCACGAGATTAAATGCCAAATCGATTAACCTATTCTTCATTTTTTCTGCACATATCATATTTTGCAGGGTTACAAGATTAAGGGCATGTTGTATCACTAATGTGAAATTGCCAACCAAAGACCAACTTGAAAATCTGTACACCTCATAACTTTGAGGATCACTGTAACAGCTGCTATCTGAATTAACATTTGCGCTTCATAATACAAATCAATTTTCCCATCCATGTTATTATTGCATTTTCTACTGATGCTTCTATATTATCACCAGCAATATCATCTATTTCGCATGGAAAGGTGATAGCTCAAATTCTCATCATTATATTATCATCCTCAAGAAAGCTTGACCAAATCAAGGTTTCTGCTGCAACAAATCTGAACTTAACTGACTATAGAGCAAAACCAGTTGGAGTGATTATACAAGTATAAAGAGCAGATTTCCTGACCCACTGACAGCTGAAGGCTAGTATTGGTGCTCCACGAGGGATTGAGGAAGATGCATAAAGCTGTTAATATTTAAACAATACTGCTAATTCCTTGAAAGTTCATTGGATCTAATTGGCTTACTCAGAAAATCGTGTCTCTCAACCTCAACAAGACAAGAAATAATGGCCAATGAGCACAATGGGCAAAAGGAAGAGACTGATTTGGAGATAATCCCACACGACTATTACCCGCTACCTTTAGCCATTGCCATGGAAAACAACCTCACATGTCAAGCTGTTCTCTTCATTGAAATTTTTCTCCTCCTTGTTTTTATGTTGGTTGGGAAGTAAAAAGAACATATTAAAGACGCTAAAGAAAGAATAGTAAGAGAAAAATAGAGATTAAGGACATACCACATAGAGAGCTTCAACACCTTTAACAAACCCTCGTGTCCCATCAATGGGATCTAGTACCTGTACCAGGTCCATGAAATTATACAAAATAGTCCAGAACCTCGTGATAGTAAAATGCAATCATAAATTCAGGTTCTGTTACATTTCATTAGTACGGAAGCTAAGATGTCAAATTTCTTCTTGAGCATAAAAAAATCATCCGGAGTATAGACACCATCAGACTAGAAAAAGCACTTTCCACATCAAATTAATTGAACTATAAGTCTTTAATATCTTAGTGTACGAATATTAGCAAAGAACTGTTGGCATTTGTGCATGGAAATACAGGACATTATCTGGTATCTGAGAATTAAAAGGAGGCAGTATATATCACGAAATAGGACTATCAAAGGCCATGTAAATCTTCTGCTTCCTTCCTCTGGACAGCATGATAGCTGTTTATTGGGACAGTGTgatacttgtttttccttgtcatAGAAGCAAAAGTATATCTATTTTGCCTTTCAATGACTTCTCAAATATTAAAAAGATACCACCAGCTAAATGTACATGTCAGAAAAACAAAATGAAAAGGTGTATCCCCCAAAGTGAAATTAGAAAATCTGTTGTTCCCTTTCCCAGGAATTCCCCACCTTAATGTAAAGGTTTCAGAGAGATGAAGATTTTATCCGTGAAAGTTAGTGAATACTGCTCTAAAGTCGATCTCAACTTACCCAGTATGTGGCTGGCTTTGGCCCAAAAGTACAGGCATCCTTTCCCCCTTTGTCAATTGCTTTCAAGACACTATCTTCTGTTACTTCGTCTCTGAGAGTTGCTTTATTCACAATCACATCAACCACTGATCCGACTAGATTAGTTGACCTCAAGAATGATGAATCCTCTTCAGCCACCAAAGGAATGGAAGGGAAGAGTCTGTTCATCTCTATCAGAATAGGATGTGATAGAGTAAGAGAAACAATTCAGCTCTGTTCCAAGAGAATAAAGAGAGAGTCAGAAGGGAAA
Encoded proteins:
- the LOC104099527 gene encoding putative 3'(2'),5'-bisphosphate nucleotidase, mitochondrial, with translation MDLLRCSAVRFPNTYLRRSPLRPCFAAVRSSLSLPFPEQKAKYYRELEAAVDVVERACRLFIDVKSSLFPNDDRILEKNDQTPVTIADFGVQALVSFKMNRLFPSIPLVAEEDSSFLRSTNLVGSVVDVIVNKATLRDEVTEDSVLKAIDKGGKDACTFGPKPATYWVLDPIDGTRGFVKGVEALYVVDLALVVEGQIVLGVMRCPNWDEDYFVNRATGVHETGSNFSRSGMIMVSHLGCGTWKQRLSDMLTIKLPQSWTRCYVDGCQVLKEARFCTPESQKWESLPLSSSFNAKTNSDKIGNGDILLVPACCGSLCKYMMVASGRASVFLLRATTRKVMKKISGYAPAWDHAVGIICVHEAWGKVTDWEGSSIDFVADQIARRTIFPSGGFLVTNHSLHNEILGLISSNSPVI